AACAATAATCGCAGAATTTGGCGCACTTTACCTTGCTTCAGTCGCTTGCCTCGTCACCGTAGAACTCCTACGGCTCCGTCGGTCAAGCTCCTTCCAGCAAGGCAAATCGCATCCAAATTCTGCGATTATTTTTTATTAGTTGGCTAGGGGTTCCAGTGAGACAATCTGTATCAAAAATTTGGCGCTTCTGTTTTACTTTTATTGTATTGACATTCTTATATAATGTTATATAGTGTTGTCGGAAGAAAGGAGGTTTCATGACACGAATTCTTGCAGTGAACCGGGCACGCTTCGCGGACTTCTTTGCGAAGGAGCCATGGACTGCAGGCAATGTGGTCCATGGGAACGTCTATATGTCCAAGGTTGAATTCGCTGATGTGCTGGTTCGCCACCACCTCGGCCAGTTCCTCAAGGGGCAGCAATTGAATTTCCGCTCGCCGAACTACCGTTTCCATATCATCATGGCTCCTGAGGTCATGGATGATGAACCCTTCAAGCAGAGGGTCACGGAAGTGCTTGACGCGATCGGGGTCAGCTCAACCTTCAATAAGACCCGAGGTAGGGGTGAAAGCTCCTACTGCATTAGTGGCGTTCGGGCCGCAGAAGTCGAACTGATCGAATATTGCGATATCGAGATTCGGTGTCGCTGATCTAAGGCGCCTCATTGTGAGGCGCCTGATTTTTTATAAAGTGCGCATCGGCAGGCATTCTGCTATACTCAATTCATGGATTTTTCTGCTATCACTAATGTGAATCTGCACCATGCATATCTGCTTGAAGGGGATCATGAGCGCATTGTACCTGCACTGGTCGCTCATCTTCATGCGCAGGATATTGCACGTGGTAATGCGGTTGAGGTGCGTACCGTGCCCGTCTTTTATATTGAAGATGCGCGTAGTTTAAAAGAAGCACAGGTGATGGTTGCCGATGGGAGGCGCGTTATTGTGGTTGCATTCGACCGTATGATTGATGCTGCGCAACACGCATTGCTGAAGACCATTGAGGAGCCAACAGAGGGAACGCATTTTTTCTTCGTTGGAAGGAATCGCGACCTACTTCTGCCGACCGTGCTTTCTCGACTTATGGTTGTTCGACCTGAGGAGCGAAGTGATACTGCTTCTGATGATGAAAAAGCGAGAGAGTATCTTGCACTCGACTTGTACGGACGCACTGAATTGCTCAAAGACATCATTGCTGCTGCAAGGGGGGAGGATGATGAGTCTGACGACGAACGAGCTGCTGCTCGAAGACAGCTGATGCAGTTTCTCGATAGTGCAGAGCGCGTACTTTCTGACAGTTTGCACAAAGGAAATCGTACGAGTGCGGAGGCAGGAGCATTGATTATTGAGGCAAAACATGACCTTGCTGATGCATCACCCTCGATAAAGATGATTTTTGAACATTTAGGGCTCAGGTTGCCAAGAATCAAATAATCGCGAACGTATGGCCATGAACACAGGGGTATTGTGCTCATGGTTTTTGCTTGAGCGTGATATGATGCATGACCTTTCTCGTTCAGGTATTTTCTGCTATAGTTATGCAATCTATGGCATACGATTTCACAAATTTCAAGGAAGCAATTGTTACTGGAGAAGAGTGGTTCAAGAAGGAGCTCTCTCTCTTACGCACCGGTCGCGCAACAAGTGCGGTGCTTGATTCTATACATGTTGAGTCGTATGGAAGCATGTCTCCGATTGCTCATGTCGCATCTATTACAATGGAGGATCCTCGCACTATTCGTGTGGCTCCATGGGATAAGTCCCAAGTAAAAGGAATTGAGCAGGCAATCACCAAGGCAAACTTAGGACTATCAGTGAGTGCAGATGATGCAGGCCTTCGCATTTCATTTCCTGAGCTCACGGGTGAGCGTAGGGAGCAGGTAGTGAAGATCCTGAAAGCGAAGCTTGAGGATGCTCGTGTGACCATCCGTAAGGCACGTGAAGAAGTTATTACAGAGCTGAAACAGCTCGAGAAAGATGGTGCTATTTCAGAGGATGAGCATTTCAAGGCGAAGGAGGATATGCAGAAGCTTGTCGAAGCCGCAAATGCGAAATTCGATGAAATGGCTGCACGAAAAGAACAGGAGATTCGCAGTTAAATCAGATGCAAAGTGAACAGTGAGCGTTACGTGCTTCGCACAATCAGTCGTGCCTCGCGATTGCTCATTGTTCGCTTTTTAAATTACATACATGTCAATCATTATATTTCTTATAATCCTTCTCGTCCTCGTTATTGCTCATGAATTTGGGCATTTCATCGTTGCAAAGAAGTCCGGT
Above is a window of Candidatus Paceibacterota bacterium DNA encoding:
- the frr gene encoding ribosome recycling factor, coding for MAYDFTNFKEAIVTGEEWFKKELSLLRTGRATSAVLDSIHVESYGSMSPIAHVASITMEDPRTIRVAPWDKSQVKGIEQAITKANLGLSVSADDAGLRISFPELTGERREQVVKILKAKLEDARVTIRKAREEVITELKQLEKDGAISEDEHFKAKEDMQKLVEAANAKFDEMAARKEQEIRS